In Burkholderia savannae, one genomic interval encodes:
- a CDS encoding Re/Si-specific NAD(P)(+) transhydrogenase subunit alpha, giving the protein MHIGVPAETRANEARVAATPETVKKYAAAGHRVTVERGAGTAASFPDDAYAAAGAELADAAAAFAADIVLKVQAPTDAENGHLKRGSVLVGMLEPFNAEQAARLAAAGVTGFALEAAPRTTRAQSLDVLSSQANIAGYKAVLVAATLYPRFFPMLMTAAGTVKAARVLVLGAGVAGLQAIATAKRLGAVIEASDVRPAVKEQIESLGAKFLDVPYETQEERDAAQGVGGYARPMPASWLGRQAALVHDRAKQADIVITTALIPGRAAPTLISVETVQSMKPGSVLVDLAAGRGPEFDGRKSGNCPLTVADQVIVHQGVTIAGYTNLAAMVPADASSLYARNLFDFLKLIVTKEGALNIDLSDDIVAATLLCRDGEVVRK; this is encoded by the coding sequence ATGCATATCGGAGTGCCTGCCGAAACGCGGGCGAACGAGGCGCGCGTGGCGGCGACGCCGGAGACGGTCAAGAAATACGCGGCGGCTGGCCACCGCGTCACGGTCGAGCGCGGCGCGGGCACGGCCGCGAGCTTTCCGGACGACGCGTATGCGGCGGCCGGCGCGGAGCTCGCCGATGCGGCCGCCGCGTTCGCCGCGGACATCGTGCTGAAGGTCCAGGCGCCGACCGACGCCGAGAACGGGCATCTGAAGCGAGGCTCGGTGCTGGTCGGCATGCTCGAGCCGTTCAACGCCGAGCAGGCGGCGCGCCTCGCGGCGGCGGGCGTGACGGGCTTCGCGCTCGAAGCCGCGCCGCGCACGACGCGCGCGCAGAGCCTCGACGTGCTGTCGTCGCAGGCGAACATCGCCGGCTACAAGGCGGTGCTCGTCGCCGCGACGCTGTATCCGCGCTTCTTTCCGATGCTGATGACGGCCGCGGGCACCGTGAAGGCCGCGCGGGTGCTCGTGCTCGGCGCGGGCGTCGCGGGCCTGCAGGCGATCGCGACCGCGAAGCGCCTGGGCGCCGTGATCGAGGCGTCCGACGTGCGCCCGGCGGTGAAGGAGCAGATCGAATCGCTCGGCGCGAAATTTCTCGACGTTCCTTACGAAACGCAAGAAGAGCGCGATGCCGCGCAAGGCGTCGGCGGCTACGCGCGGCCGATGCCGGCGTCGTGGCTCGGCCGGCAGGCGGCGCTCGTGCACGATCGCGCGAAGCAGGCCGACATCGTGATCACCACCGCGCTGATTCCGGGCCGCGCCGCGCCGACGCTGATCTCCGTCGAGACCGTGCAGTCGATGAAGCCGGGCTCGGTGCTCGTCGATCTCGCGGCGGGCCGCGGCCCCGAATTCGACGGCAGGAAGAGCGGCAACTGCCCGCTCACCGTCGCCGATCAGGTGATCGTGCACCAAGGGGTGACGATCGCGGGCTACACGAACCTGGCCGCGATGGTGCCCGCCGACGCGTCGTCGCTCTACGCGCGCAACCTGTTCGACTTCCTGAAGCTGATCGTCACGAAGGAAGGCGCGCTCAACATCGATCTTTCGGACGACATCGTGGCCGCGACGCTTTTGTGCCGCGACGGCGAAGTCGTGCGCAAATAA
- a CDS encoding aminopeptidase P N-terminal domain-containing protein, whose protein sequence is MNQPTEPAIALDVHRQRRDRVLAKLRAQGGGVAIVPTAPEVPRNRDSDYPYRHDSYFHYLTGFSEPDALLVLDASAAGDAPRAILFCRAKNPEREIWEGFHFGPEAARDAFGFDAAFPYDALDAEMPRLLADAHALHYRFGASAEFDGRLNGWLDAVRARARAGVAAPGAAFDLEPLLDDMRLVKDPHEQAIMRRAAEISALAHRRAMAACRPGVREYELEAELLYTFRRHGAQSPAYGSIVATGANACVLHYPAGNTIVKDGDLILIDAACELDGYASDITRTFPANGRFSGPQRALYDIVLAAQEAAIAATRAGTSFDAPHDAAVRVLAQGMLDTGLVPKARFASVDDVIAERAYTRFYMHRTGHWLGMDVHDCGDYRERGAPRDDDGALPSRVLHAGMALTIEPGLYVRPADDVPQAFWDIGIRIEDDAFVTPTGCELITRDVPAAADEIEALMRDAQTQSARPQP, encoded by the coding sequence ATGAATCAGCCGACCGAACCCGCCATCGCCCTCGACGTCCACCGCCAGCGCCGCGACCGCGTGCTGGCCAAGCTGCGCGCGCAAGGCGGCGGCGTCGCCATCGTGCCGACCGCGCCGGAAGTGCCCCGCAATCGCGACAGCGATTATCCGTACCGGCACGACAGCTACTTCCACTACCTGACGGGCTTCTCCGAGCCCGACGCGCTGCTCGTCCTCGACGCGTCGGCGGCAGGCGACGCGCCCCGCGCGATCCTCTTCTGCCGCGCGAAGAATCCCGAGCGCGAGATCTGGGAAGGGTTCCATTTCGGCCCCGAAGCCGCGCGCGACGCGTTCGGCTTCGACGCCGCGTTCCCGTACGACGCGCTCGACGCCGAGATGCCGCGCCTTCTCGCCGATGCGCACGCGCTCCACTACCGCTTCGGCGCGTCGGCCGAATTCGACGGCCGCCTGAACGGCTGGCTCGACGCGGTGCGCGCGCGCGCCCGCGCTGGCGTCGCCGCGCCCGGCGCCGCATTCGATCTCGAGCCGCTCCTCGACGACATGCGCCTCGTGAAAGATCCGCACGAGCAGGCGATCATGCGCCGCGCGGCCGAGATTTCCGCGCTCGCGCACCGCCGCGCGATGGCCGCGTGCCGTCCCGGGGTGCGCGAATACGAACTCGAGGCCGAGCTGCTCTACACGTTTCGCCGCCACGGCGCGCAATCGCCCGCCTACGGCTCGATCGTCGCGACGGGCGCGAACGCGTGCGTGCTCCACTATCCGGCCGGCAACACGATCGTCAAGGACGGCGACCTGATCCTGATCGACGCCGCCTGCGAGCTCGACGGCTACGCATCCGACATCACCCGCACGTTCCCGGCGAACGGCCGCTTCTCGGGCCCGCAGCGTGCGCTCTACGACATCGTGCTCGCCGCGCAGGAAGCGGCGATCGCGGCGACGCGCGCGGGCACGTCGTTCGACGCGCCGCACGACGCCGCGGTGCGCGTGCTCGCGCAGGGCATGCTCGACACCGGGCTCGTGCCGAAGGCGCGCTTCGCGAGCGTCGACGACGTGATCGCCGAGCGTGCGTACACGCGCTTCTACATGCACCGCACGGGCCATTGGCTCGGGATGGACGTGCACGACTGCGGCGACTACCGCGAGCGCGGCGCGCCGCGCGACGACGACGGCGCGCTGCCGTCGCGCGTGCTGCACGCGGGCATGGCGCTCACGATCGAGCCGGGCCTCTACGTGCGCCCGGCCGACGACGTGCCGCAGGCGTTCTGGGACATCGGCATCCGGATCGAGGACGACGCGTTCGTCACGCCGACGGGGTGCGAGCTGATCACGCGCGACGTGCCGGCGGCCGCCGACGAGATCGAGGCGTTGATGCGCGACGCGCAGACGCAAAGCGCCCGCCCGCAGCCATGA
- the mnmA gene encoding tRNA 2-thiouridine(34) synthase MnmA has protein sequence MTKRRVVVGMSGGVDSSVTAWLLKEQGYDVVGLFMKNWEDDDDGEYCSTRQDWIDVVSVADLIGIDVEAVNFAAEYKDRVFAEFLREYSAGRTPNPDVLCNAEIKFKAFLDHAMSLGAETIATGHYARVRERDGRFELLKALDHTKDQSYFLHRLNQAQLSKTMFPLGEIPKTKVREIAAQIGLPNAKKKDSTGICFIGERPFRDFLNRYLPTKPGPMKTPDGKTVGEHIGLAFYTFGQRKGIGLGGSKDGSGEPWFVAAKDIASNTLYVVQGHDHPWLRSRELVAGNVSWVAGEPPADGARCGAKTRYRQADAACMFGRAAPDRGASSRAGQDRAAPGAGAPPAGAADAGGERFSLTFDEPQWAVTPGQSAVLYDGDVCVGGGIIESAATERPDAAPEGRASALAEAR, from the coding sequence ATGACGAAGCGTCGAGTCGTGGTGGGCATGTCGGGCGGCGTCGATTCGTCGGTGACGGCGTGGCTCTTGAAGGAACAGGGCTACGACGTCGTCGGCCTCTTCATGAAGAACTGGGAGGACGACGACGACGGCGAATACTGCTCGACGCGGCAGGATTGGATCGACGTCGTGTCGGTCGCGGACCTGATCGGCATCGACGTCGAGGCCGTCAATTTCGCGGCCGAATACAAGGACCGGGTATTCGCCGAGTTCCTGCGCGAATACTCGGCGGGCCGCACGCCGAACCCGGACGTGCTGTGCAACGCCGAGATCAAGTTCAAGGCGTTCCTCGATCACGCGATGTCGCTCGGCGCGGAAACGATCGCGACCGGCCACTACGCGCGCGTGCGCGAGCGCGACGGCCGCTTCGAGCTGCTGAAGGCGCTCGATCATACGAAAGACCAGTCGTACTTCCTGCATCGCCTCAATCAGGCGCAACTGTCGAAAACGATGTTCCCGCTCGGCGAGATCCCGAAGACGAAGGTCCGCGAGATCGCCGCGCAGATCGGGCTGCCGAACGCGAAGAAGAAGGATTCGACGGGCATCTGCTTCATCGGCGAGCGCCCGTTCCGCGATTTCCTGAACCGCTATCTGCCGACGAAACCCGGCCCGATGAAGACGCCCGACGGCAAGACGGTCGGCGAGCACATCGGCCTCGCGTTCTACACGTTCGGCCAGAGGAAGGGCATCGGGCTCGGCGGCAGCAAGGACGGCAGCGGCGAGCCGTGGTTCGTCGCGGCGAAGGACATTGCGTCGAACACGCTCTACGTCGTGCAGGGCCACGATCATCCGTGGCTGCGCTCGCGCGAGCTCGTCGCGGGCAACGTGAGCTGGGTCGCGGGCGAGCCGCCCGCCGACGGCGCGCGGTGCGGCGCGAAAACCCGTTATCGGCAGGCCGACGCGGCTTGCATGTTCGGCCGGGCCGCGCCGGATCGAGGCGCGTCAAGCCGGGCCGGGCAAGACCGAGCCGCGCCGGGCGCCGGCGCACCGCCTGCCGGCGCGGCCGATGCCGGCGGCGAGCGCTTCTCGCTCACGTTCGACGAGCCGCAATGGGCCGTCACGCCCGGCCAGTCGGCCGTGCTGTACGACGGCGACGTATGCGTCGGCGGCGGGATCATCGAGTCCGCGGCGACGGAACGCCCCGACGCCGCCCCCGAGGGCCGCGCAAGCGCGCTCGCCGAAGCGCGCTGA
- the dusB gene encoding tRNA dihydrouridine synthase DusB yields the protein MPVLGSHVLRNNLFVAPMAGVTDRPFRQLCKRLGAGYAVSEMVASNAQLWKSEKTMRRANHAGEVEPIAVQIAGADPAMMAEAARHNVANGAQIIDINMGCPAKKVCNVAAGSALLQNEPLVQRIVEAVVGAVGAGPDAVPVTLKIRTGWDREHKNAITIAKLAEAAGISMLTVHGRTRADLYRGDAEYDTIAAVKAAVRIPVVANGDITSPQKAKAVLDATGADALMIGRAAQGRPWLFREIDHFLQSGELLPPPRIDEIRQVMNEHLEDHYTFYGEFTGVRTARKHIGWYTRGLSGANGFRHRMNTLETTREQLAAVNEFFDAQQALSDRLVYVDDEDGGCGEPGDSNQLAA from the coding sequence ATGCCCGTCCTAGGCTCTCACGTTCTGCGCAACAACCTGTTCGTCGCCCCGATGGCGGGCGTCACGGACCGGCCGTTCCGCCAGCTGTGCAAGCGGCTCGGCGCGGGCTACGCCGTGTCCGAGATGGTCGCGTCGAACGCGCAGCTCTGGAAGAGCGAGAAGACGATGCGCCGCGCGAACCACGCGGGCGAAGTCGAGCCGATCGCGGTGCAGATCGCGGGCGCCGATCCGGCGATGATGGCCGAGGCCGCGCGTCACAACGTCGCGAACGGCGCGCAGATCATCGACATCAACATGGGCTGCCCGGCGAAGAAGGTCTGCAACGTCGCCGCCGGCTCGGCGCTCCTGCAGAACGAGCCGCTCGTGCAGCGGATCGTCGAGGCCGTCGTCGGCGCGGTCGGCGCGGGGCCCGACGCCGTGCCCGTCACGCTGAAGATCCGCACCGGCTGGGACCGCGAGCACAAGAACGCCATCACGATCGCGAAGCTCGCCGAGGCGGCCGGCATCTCGATGCTGACCGTGCACGGCAGAACCCGCGCCGACCTGTACCGCGGCGACGCCGAATACGACACGATCGCGGCCGTGAAGGCCGCCGTGCGCATTCCGGTCGTCGCGAACGGCGACATTACGTCGCCGCAAAAGGCGAAGGCGGTGCTCGACGCGACGGGCGCCGACGCGCTGATGATCGGCCGCGCCGCGCAAGGAAGGCCATGGCTCTTCCGCGAAATCGATCATTTCCTGCAAAGCGGCGAGCTCCTGCCGCCGCCGCGCATCGACGAAATCCGCCAGGTGATGAACGAGCACCTCGAGGATCACTACACGTTTTACGGCGAATTCACGGGAGTCCGTACTGCACGCAAGCACATCGGCTGGTACACTCGCGGCCTTTCCGGCGCCAACGGGTTCCGGCACCGGATGAACACGCTCGAAACCACCCGCGAGCAGCTTGCCGCCGTCAACGAATTCTTCGACGCGCAACAGGCGCTGTCCGACCGCCTCGTCTATGTCGACGACGAAGACGGCGGCTGCGGCGAGCCGGGCGATTCTAACCAGTTAGCAGCATGA
- a CDS encoding UbiH/UbiF/VisC/COQ6 family ubiquinone biosynthesis hydroxylase: MTTAAPSPAFDFDIAIVGAGPVGLALAGWLARRSATRALSVALVDARDPDASANDPRAIAVSQGSRMLLDTLGWPGDATPIEHIHVSQRGHFGRTLIDRDEHDLAALGYVVRYGSIVQALARAVRGTPAHWFTSTSAHSPAQDADGVTVTLDTPQGARALRARVLVNAEGGLFDDGKRKLTESAKNRDYGQTALVGTVTVSAPRPRVAWERFTGEGPLALLPLGGPQQADYALVWCCAPDVARRRSELPDDAFLQELGATFGTRMGHFTRIAGRAAFPLGLAAADTLVDGRVAIVGNAAQTLHPVAGQGLNLGLRDAHTLAETLSEHGATPLALATFNARRALDRRFTIGATDTLARLFTIESRPLAVLRGAALTALEFVPPLKTAIARQMMFGQRR; encoded by the coding sequence ATGACGACCGCCGCCCCCTCGCCCGCTTTCGACTTCGATATCGCGATCGTCGGCGCCGGGCCGGTCGGGCTTGCGCTCGCCGGCTGGCTCGCGCGGCGCAGCGCGACCCGCGCGCTGTCGGTCGCGCTCGTCGACGCGCGCGATCCCGACGCGAGCGCGAACGATCCGCGCGCGATCGCCGTGTCGCAAGGCAGCCGGATGCTGCTCGATACGCTCGGCTGGCCGGGCGACGCGACGCCGATCGAGCACATCCACGTCTCGCAGCGCGGCCATTTCGGCCGCACGCTGATCGATCGCGACGAGCACGATCTCGCCGCGCTCGGCTACGTCGTGCGCTACGGCTCGATCGTGCAGGCGCTCGCGCGCGCAGTGCGCGGCACGCCCGCGCACTGGTTCACGTCGACATCCGCGCATTCGCCGGCGCAGGACGCCGACGGCGTGACCGTCACGCTCGACACGCCGCAAGGCGCGCGCGCGCTGCGCGCGCGCGTGCTCGTGAACGCGGAAGGCGGCCTCTTCGACGACGGCAAGCGCAAGCTGACCGAGAGCGCGAAAAATCGCGACTATGGACAGACGGCGCTCGTCGGCACCGTCACGGTGTCGGCGCCGCGACCGCGCGTCGCCTGGGAGCGCTTCACCGGCGAAGGCCCGCTCGCGCTGCTGCCGCTCGGCGGCCCGCAACAGGCGGATTACGCGCTCGTCTGGTGCTGCGCGCCCGACGTCGCGCGGCGGCGCAGCGAATTGCCCGACGACGCGTTCCTGCAGGAACTCGGCGCGACGTTCGGCACGCGGATGGGACACTTCACGCGGATCGCCGGACGCGCGGCGTTCCCGCTCGGGCTCGCCGCGGCCGATACGCTCGTCGACGGCCGGGTCGCGATCGTCGGCAACGCCGCGCAGACGCTGCACCCGGTCGCGGGCCAAGGGCTGAACCTCGGGCTGCGCGACGCGCACACGCTCGCCGAGACGTTGTCCGAGCACGGCGCGACGCCGCTCGCGCTCGCGACGTTCAACGCGCGCCGCGCGCTCGACAGACGCTTCACGATCGGCGCGACCGATACGCTCGCCCGCCTGTTCACCATCGAGTCGCGCCCGCTCGCGGTGCTGCGCGGCGCGGCGCTCACCGCGCTCGAATTCGTGCCGCCGCTCAAGACGGCGATCGCGCGGCAGATGATGTTCGGACAGCGGCGCTGA
- a CDS encoding Fis family transcriptional regulator — protein MSKHNIEQCVRDSLDGYFRDLDGSNPHDVYEMVMSCVEKPMLEVVLEQAGGNQSLAAEYLGINRNTLRKKLQQHGLL, from the coding sequence ATGAGCAAGCACAACATCGAACAATGCGTCCGCGACAGCCTGGATGGCTACTTCCGGGATCTCGACGGCTCCAATCCGCACGACGTCTATGAAATGGTGATGTCGTGCGTCGAAAAGCCTATGCTCGAAGTCGTGCTCGAACAGGCGGGCGGCAACCAGTCGCTCGCCGCGGAGTACCTCGGCATCAATCGCAACACGCTGCGCAAGAAGCTGCAGCAGCACGGCCTGCTGTAG
- a CDS encoding glutathione S-transferase family protein, protein MMKLIGSLSSPFVRKARIVLAEKKIDYKLELENVWAPDTDIHASNPLGKVPCLVMEDGAAVFDSRVICEYVDTLSPVGKLIPPSGRERVEVRCWEALGDGVLDAAVAIRIEHVQREPHQRSDAWIARQQRKIDDGLVAMSQGLAGKTWCVGNHYTLADIALGCALGYLEFRMPEINWRERHSNLDKHFAKLAQRQTFVDTVPQ, encoded by the coding sequence ATGATGAAATTAATCGGTTCGCTCAGCAGCCCGTTCGTCCGCAAGGCGCGAATCGTGCTCGCTGAAAAGAAGATCGACTACAAGCTGGAGCTCGAAAACGTCTGGGCGCCGGACACCGACATCCATGCGTCGAACCCGCTCGGCAAGGTGCCGTGCCTCGTGATGGAAGACGGCGCCGCCGTGTTCGATTCGCGCGTGATCTGCGAATACGTCGACACGCTTTCGCCCGTCGGCAAGCTGATTCCGCCGTCCGGACGCGAGCGCGTCGAGGTGCGGTGCTGGGAGGCGCTCGGCGACGGCGTGCTCGACGCGGCGGTCGCGATCCGCATCGAGCACGTGCAGCGCGAGCCGCATCAGCGCAGCGACGCGTGGATCGCGCGCCAGCAGCGCAAGATCGACGACGGCCTCGTCGCGATGTCGCAGGGCCTCGCCGGCAAGACGTGGTGCGTCGGCAATCACTACACGCTCGCCGACATCGCGCTCGGCTGCGCGCTCGGCTACCTCGAATTCCGGATGCCGGAGATCAACTGGCGCGAGCGCCATTCGAATCTCGACAAGCATTTCGCGAAGCTCGCGCAGCGCCAGACGTTCGTCGACACGGTTCCGCAGTGA
- a CDS encoding FMN-binding glutamate synthase family protein, giving the protein MLSRRYLAMWCALALFAAVAVLAARHTISWLWIVPVAALVALGLYDLKQDRHAILRNYPLWGHLRFLFEFIRPEIRQYFVEDDTDEKPFSRAQRSLVYQRAKNVADNRPYGTELDVKAVAHEWISHSLAPTKLDGHDFRVRVGATREQPYDISIFNISAMSFGALSANAIRALNLGAKQGGFAHDTGEGSLSKYHREHGGDIIWEIGSGYFGCRRDDGTFDPDTFEKQARAPQVKMIEVKLSQGAKPGHGGVLPAAKITPEIAETRGVPMGKDCVSPAAHSAFSTPRGLLEFVDRLRELSGGKPTGFKLCVGHPWEFFGIAKAMLETGIVPDFIVVDGAEGGTGAAPLEFTDHVGVPLQEGLLLVHNTLVGIGLRERVKLGASGKIITAFDIARTLAIGADWVNSARGFMFAVGCIQAQHCHTDRCPTGVATQDPVRQRALVVPDKAERVHNFHRNTLHALQELVQAAGLSHPSELRAHHIVQRVAPHEVRLMSQLLKYLEPGALLNGGHCGFSLYETWWPVARSDSFSPGEAVYARVDKRAPARA; this is encoded by the coding sequence ATGCTTTCTCGACGCTATCTCGCGATGTGGTGCGCGCTCGCCCTCTTCGCGGCCGTCGCCGTGCTCGCGGCGCGGCACACGATCTCGTGGCTGTGGATCGTGCCCGTCGCCGCGCTCGTCGCGCTCGGCCTGTACGACCTGAAGCAGGACCGCCACGCGATCCTGCGCAACTATCCGCTCTGGGGCCATCTGCGCTTCCTGTTCGAATTCATCCGCCCCGAAATCCGCCAGTACTTCGTCGAGGACGATACCGACGAAAAACCGTTCTCGCGCGCGCAGCGCAGCCTCGTCTACCAGCGCGCGAAGAACGTCGCCGACAACCGGCCCTACGGCACCGAGCTCGACGTGAAGGCGGTCGCGCACGAATGGATCAGCCATTCGCTCGCGCCGACGAAGCTCGACGGCCACGACTTCCGGGTGCGCGTGGGCGCGACGCGCGAGCAGCCGTACGACATCTCGATCTTCAACATCTCGGCGATGAGCTTCGGCGCGCTGTCGGCGAACGCGATCCGCGCGCTCAATCTCGGCGCGAAGCAAGGCGGCTTCGCGCACGACACGGGCGAAGGCTCGCTGTCGAAATATCACCGCGAGCATGGCGGCGACATCATCTGGGAGATCGGCTCCGGCTACTTCGGCTGCCGCCGCGACGACGGCACGTTCGATCCGGACACATTCGAGAAGCAGGCGCGCGCCCCGCAGGTGAAGATGATCGAGGTGAAGCTGTCGCAAGGCGCGAAGCCCGGCCACGGCGGCGTGCTGCCCGCCGCCAAGATCACGCCCGAGATCGCCGAGACGCGCGGCGTGCCGATGGGCAAGGATTGCGTGTCGCCCGCCGCGCACTCGGCGTTCTCGACGCCGCGCGGGCTGCTCGAATTCGTCGACCGGCTGCGCGAGCTGTCCGGCGGCAAGCCGACGGGCTTCAAGCTGTGCGTCGGCCATCCGTGGGAATTCTTCGGGATCGCGAAGGCGATGCTCGAGACGGGCATCGTGCCGGACTTCATCGTCGTCGACGGCGCGGAAGGCGGCACCGGCGCGGCGCCCCTCGAATTCACCGATCACGTCGGCGTGCCGCTGCAGGAAGGGCTTCTCCTCGTGCACAACACGCTCGTCGGGATCGGGCTGCGCGAGCGGGTGAAGCTCGGCGCGAGCGGCAAGATCATCACCGCGTTCGATATCGCGCGCACGCTCGCGATCGGCGCGGACTGGGTGAACTCGGCGCGCGGCTTCATGTTCGCGGTCGGCTGCATCCAGGCGCAGCACTGCCACACCGACCGCTGCCCGACGGGCGTCGCGACGCAGGACCCGGTGCGCCAGCGCGCGCTCGTCGTGCCGGACAAGGCGGAGCGCGTCCACAACTTCCATCGCAACACGCTGCACGCGCTGCAGGAGCTCGTGCAGGCGGCGGGGCTGTCGCACCCGTCCGAGCTGCGCGCGCATCACATCGTGCAGCGCGTCGCGCCGCACGAAGTGCGGCTGATGTCGCAACTGCTCAAGTATCTGGAGCCGGGCGCGCTGCTGAACGGCGGCCATTGCGGCTTCTCGCTGTACGAGACGTGGTGGCCCGTCGCGCGCAGCGATTCGTTCTCGCCCGGCGAGGCCGTATACGCGCGCGTCGACAAGCGCGCGCCGGCGCGCGCGTAG
- the purH gene encoding bifunctional phosphoribosylaminoimidazolecarboxamide formyltransferase/IMP cyclohydrolase, whose translation MIKQALISVSDKTGIVDFAKALSELGVKLLSTGGTAKLLAEAGLPVTEVADYTGFPEMLDGRVKTLHPKVHGGILARRDLPEHMQALEQHGIPTIDLLVVNLYPFVATIAKDDCTLADAIENIDIGGPTMLRSAAKNHRDVTVVVDPADYAVVLDEMKANGNTVGYPTNFRLATKVFAHTAQYDGAITNYLTSLTDELKHASRNAYPATLNLAFDKVQDLRYGENPHQSAAFYRDVATPAGALANYRQLQGKELSYNNIADSDAAWECVKTFDAPACVIIKHANPCGVAVGNDSADAYAKAFQTDPTSAFGGIIAFNREVDEAAAQAVAKQFVEVLIAPSFSDAAKQVFAAKQNVRLLEIALGDGHNAFDLKRVGGGLLVQSLDSKNVQPRELRVVTKRHPTPKEMDDLLFAWRVAKYVKSNAIVFCGNGMTLGVGAGQMSRVDSARIASIKAQNAGLSLAGSAVASDAFFPFRDGLDVVVAAGATCVIQPGGSVRDDEVIAAADEHNIAMVVTGVRHFRH comes from the coding sequence ATGATCAAGCAAGCGCTCATTTCCGTTTCCGACAAGACCGGCATCGTCGACTTCGCGAAAGCGCTGTCCGAGCTCGGCGTCAAGCTGCTGTCGACGGGCGGCACCGCGAAACTGCTCGCCGAAGCGGGCCTGCCCGTCACCGAAGTGGCCGACTACACCGGCTTCCCGGAAATGCTCGATGGGCGCGTGAAGACGCTGCACCCGAAGGTGCACGGCGGCATCCTCGCCCGCCGCGACCTGCCCGAGCACATGCAGGCGCTGGAACAGCACGGCATCCCGACGATCGACCTGCTCGTCGTGAACCTGTATCCGTTCGTCGCGACGATCGCGAAGGACGACTGCACGCTCGCCGACGCGATCGAGAACATCGACATCGGCGGCCCGACGATGCTGCGCTCCGCGGCGAAGAACCACCGCGACGTGACGGTCGTGGTCGACCCGGCCGACTACGCGGTCGTGCTCGACGAAATGAAGGCGAACGGCAACACGGTCGGCTACCCGACCAACTTCCGCCTCGCGACGAAGGTGTTCGCGCATACCGCGCAATACGACGGCGCGATCACGAACTACCTGACGAGCCTGACCGACGAGCTGAAGCATGCGTCGCGCAACGCGTACCCGGCGACGCTGAACCTCGCGTTCGACAAGGTGCAGGACCTGCGCTACGGCGAGAATCCGCACCAGAGCGCGGCGTTCTACCGCGACGTCGCGACGCCGGCCGGCGCGCTCGCGAACTACCGCCAGCTGCAGGGCAAGGAACTCTCGTACAACAACATCGCCGATTCGGACGCCGCGTGGGAATGCGTGAAGACGTTCGACGCGCCGGCGTGCGTGATCATCAAGCACGCGAACCCGTGCGGCGTCGCGGTCGGCAACGATTCGGCCGACGCGTACGCGAAGGCGTTCCAGACCGATCCGACGTCGGCGTTCGGCGGCATCATCGCGTTCAACCGGGAAGTCGACGAAGCCGCCGCGCAGGCGGTGGCGAAGCAGTTCGTCGAAGTGCTGATCGCGCCGTCGTTCTCGGATGCGGCCAAGCAGGTGTTCGCGGCGAAGCAGAACGTGCGTCTCCTCGAGATCGCGCTGGGCGACGGCCATAACGCGTTCGACCTGAAGCGCGTCGGCGGCGGCCTGCTCGTGCAGTCGCTCGATTCGAAGAACGTGCAGCCGCGCGAGCTGCGCGTCGTCACGAAGCGCCATCCGACGCCGAAGGAAATGGACGACCTCCTCTTCGCATGGCGCGTCGCGAAGTACGTGAAATCGAACGCGATCGTGTTCTGCGGCAACGGGATGACGCTCGGCGTCGGCGCGGGCCAGATGAGCCGCGTCGATTCGGCGCGCATCGCGAGCATCAAGGCGCAGAACGCGGGCCTCTCGCTGGCCGGCTCGGCGGTTGCGTCGGATGCGTTCTTCCCGTTCCGCGACGGCCTCGACGTCGTCGTCGCGGCGGGCGCGACCTGCGTGATCCAGCCGGGCGGCTCGGTGCGCGACGACG
- a CDS encoding NUDIX hydrolase, producing MKPEIWTPHVTVAAIVERDGRFLVIEEQTSSGLRINQPAGHLEAGETLVEAVIRETLEETAHPFEPDALVGVYLAHYARPASAGATYLRFTFCGRAGVEHADRALDAGIVRTLWMTPEELRACEDRHRSPAVMRCVDDYLAGRRVPLDFVHTHSVAPYRAAPDHQAVGK from the coding sequence ATGAAACCCGAAATCTGGACCCCGCACGTGACGGTCGCCGCGATCGTCGAACGCGACGGGCGCTTTCTCGTGATCGAAGAACAAACGTCGTCCGGCCTGCGCATCAACCAGCCGGCGGGCCACCTCGAAGCCGGCGAGACGCTCGTCGAAGCGGTGATCCGCGAGACGCTCGAGGAAACCGCGCATCCGTTCGAGCCGGACGCGCTCGTCGGCGTGTATCTCGCGCACTACGCACGCCCGGCGAGCGCCGGCGCGACCTACCTGCGCTTCACGTTCTGCGGCCGCGCGGGCGTCGAGCACGCCGATCGCGCGCTCGACGCCGGCATCGTCCGCACGCTGTGGATGACGCCCGAGGAACTGCGCGCCTGCGAGGATCGCCACCGCTCGCCCGCGGTGATGCGTTGCGTCGACGACTACCTCGCCGGCCGCCGCGTGCCGCTCGATTTCGTGCATACGCATTCGGTCGCGCCGTATCGCGCGGCCCCGGATCATCAGGCGGTGGGCAAATGA